The Indicator indicator isolate 239-I01 unplaced genomic scaffold, UM_Iind_1.1 iindUn_scaffold_272, whole genome shotgun sequence genomic sequence AAACTACTTCTGTGTAGCACTGAGTGGGGGTCAGGTGGTGGGAGGAGGTGTGGAGACTTTGGAAATGAAAGATGGGTTTTGATGGCTGGAGAATTGGAGTTATTAGacaaaaaaaatggattttgaCAGGTGGGAACTCTGagtattaaaaaaccccaatggATTTTGACAGGTGGGAATTGTGAGTACTAAAAACACAAATGGATTTTGATGGGTGGgaattgtattaaaaaaaaaccccaaaggatTCTGATGGGTGGGAATTGTGAAGCATTACAATCAgtgcagaacaaacaaaaaggaattttAGAGCCTGAAATCCACTGTTAAAATGACTTTAAACTAGAAGAGAGCACAAAAGGCAGCAACTAAAATTTCCAGGATTCGAGGAAAGCCTCAGCTAGGACCAAagaaacaaccccaaatctcccAAGCTTCAGAAGCAGTGAAAATTTGGAACCGTAGAGCAACGGAGAAGTCGTTAAAAGCGTTCCAGTCCCTACTTGTAGTCGGTCTTGTGAGCAAAGGACCTGAGGCTTTGCACCTTGGGTGGTACCGAGGCCGCAGACCGAGGTCTGCAGAACGCCCagaatggattaaaaaaatggCACGATCCTAGCAGGCTTTTGGGGGTTgtgttcttcttttctcctctcttttagaCAAAGATTGAGGCCCTACCTGGGAAAGGTTCTCGACATGGGATTTGTCTGACTGCAGCCTTTCACCTCTTGCTTTTGCTTCGGTCGCTGTGGtccctgtgtctgtctctgctcttctcactctccctctccctatgcttctctttgctcttctccttctctttgtcCTCCTCGGGTTTGGgcttctccccctttttttcagGGTTCTTAGTCTCTCTGGGGCTCTTCCCTTCGGCAGTGTGCGGGGACCGCACTCGCTCCTTGTCTCGCTGcccttcctctctgcccttcctctccctctcctgggTCCTGTCCCTGCGCCtgttcctctcagcctcctgctcccagctccactcCTTCTCATGcctctccttcttctgctgAGACTCACTGTAGaacctctgcctgtgctgctcactCTTGCCCCTGCTGAAGGCCCTCTccaggtgctggggctgctcctgcctgccccacgGGTCGCTGTGCCGCCTCTCCGGCCTCCTACCCTCTTTGCTGCCAAAGAAACTCTCCGGGCCTGGGAACCTGGCCTGCTTGTGAGCAGAGCTCCCGGGTGGGAGCCCTGGGGCCATAGGGCCTGTGAAGGGTGGGGGCTGCCCTGCCAGATGAGCTACCGGCGGCCAGGGCAGCATGGGGCTCTGAGGAAAgccaaaggcaggaggaggaagcgGCAGCGGTGGCAGGTGAGGGGGGAAGGTAAACATGGGGCTGCTCTGCGGGGGGAAGCTGGGGGGGGCAGGGGCCTGGAACTGAAACCCAGCTGGGGTGGGCTTGGCGTGTTGGAAGCTCTGATGGGTGGCTCTGGCAGgtgggaagctgctgcctgggacagggctggggcccTGGGGGAGGAATTCCAAGCGAGGAGGATTCTCCACTTCCGAGCAagctacagctgctgctgggcctcTCCTGAAGGCAGCCACTGCCtccatgctctgcagcagggcatcctcctggggctgcttggcatctgcagctgcagcctctgcctgggctgcagcagggccctGCTGCGCCTCGCCGCCCTGAGCGTCTCCCTGGCAGGGCTTCAGGGCCacttctgcagcaggctgcttgcagtctgcctctgcctgctcagccCCCCGCGGCCCCTGGCGCTCCTCTCCCCTGCTGGCCTCCCCTTCCTTGCTCTCTGTGGCCAGCTGGCTGCGGCCGGCTGCCTGCCGTGGGTCCCTCTTAAGGTTAATGAAGGGAGAGGCTTTAGAGGTGGTGGCAATGGCACCTTCGGTGCAGCCTGCTGCAAGGGGGTTCtcattgggttttttccctgtgttggaggaggagaagaagctggAATTTGTGGTCCTTCTGacttcctgggcagcagtgtCCTTGTCAGGCAGCTGCCTCTTTGGGTCATTTTCTTTACCCTCTTCAGTGTCTTTGTTCTCAGCAGACAGATGAGCTAAAAATGCATCCGTGGAGACATCTGGAGGCTTCCCCTTAAGACTCAACCCCAGCAAGGGTCCTGCGCTCCTCAAAGCACTTGAggtccctccagctgctgcatccACAGCTGCAGTAGCATTGCTGGGTTCTGGGGGGTCATCCAAAGCATCCTTTGCCTCACTGCCCTCAGGAGTTGCCTCAGCAATGTCCACGTCCTCCTCTTTGGAGGCTGCCTGCTCGTTCAGCAGGGGAATGTTTTCACTGGAGCTTGCTTCTGCCTTGCTGGGCTCCAAAGCCTGCCCCATGGTGCCCAAGAGGCTTTGAAGAATGTCATCCACTGGCAGGGGTTTATTTGCCAGCTCCAGAGCCGAAGGTTGATTTTCCCACCCAACCAGGACCCCAGGCAGAAATCTGAGAGGCTTTGGTGGTTCGTGCTTGGTACTTTCCACCAGGGGCTCAgtcactgctgcagcatcctcGGTGCTGGCCTGCTGAGGTTTGTTCCTCTGCTTGTGCAGCACTGTTGTGAAGGAGTTAAAGAAATcgttttcctcctcttcctccaggcCCAGCTCATGATGAGAGACTTCAGGTTTGCTTggcttgcttttcttctctggtgGCAGGGA encodes the following:
- the LOC128980554 gene encoding PHD finger protein 3-like, yielding SETPGTVECESLFLARLNFIWKGFINMPSVAKFVIKAYPVSGSFDYLTEDLPDSIQVGGRISPHTVWEYVEKIKASGTKEICVVRFTPVTEEDQISYALLFAYFSSRKRYGVAANNMKQVKDLYLIPLGSSDKVPHHLVPFDGPGIEVHRPNLLLGLIIRQKMKRQIPAVATAAAGFVDEPAESTLNSLPPEKKSKPSKPEVSHHELGLEEEEENDFFNSFTTVLHKQRNKPQQASTEDAAAVTEPLVESTKHEPPKPLRFLPGVLVGWENQPSALELANKPLPVDDILQSLLGTMGQALEPSKAEASSSENIPLLNEQAASKEEDVDIAEATPEGSEAKDALDDPPEPSNATAAVDAAAGGTSSALRSAGPLLGLSLKGKPPDVSTDAFLAHLSAENKDTEEGKENDPKRQLPDKDTAAQEVRRTTNSSFFSSSNTGKKPNENPLAAGCTEGAIATTSKASPFINLKRDPRQAAGRSQLATESKEGEASRGEERQGPRGAEQAEADCKQPAAEVALKPCQGDAQGGEAQQGPAAAQAEAAAADAKQPQEDALLQSMEAVAAFRRGPAAAVACSEVENPPRLEFLPQGPSPVPGSSFPPARATHQSFQHAKPTPAGFQFQAPAPPSFPPQSSPMFTFPPHLPPLPLPPPAFGFPQSPMLPWPPVAHLAGQPPPFTGPMAPGLPPGSSAHKQARFPGPESFFGSKEGRRPERRHSDPWGRQEQPQHLERAFSRGKSEQHRQRFYSESQQKKERHEKEWSWEQEAERNRRRDRTQERERKGREEGQRDKERVRSPHTAEGKSPRETKNPEKKGEKPKPEEDKEKEKSKEKHRERESEKSRDRHRDHSDRSKSKR